A region from the Desulfuromonas acetexigens genome encodes:
- the deoC gene encoding deoxyribose-phosphate aldolase, with the protein MTHPNPAPLIDHTLLKPDTRADQVRRLCEEAVEYGFASVCLPPIFVPLAADLLYGSEVAVGTVIGFPLGYTLPAVKVCETAETVAVGAAEIDMVIPVGNALDGELAGVEEEIRQVVRAAGTARVKVILECCFLDTARKIALTEAVVRAGAAYVKTSTGFGPGGATIADVELLARIADGRIGVKAAGGIRDWTTCRALLAAGATRIGSSGGVAIVDQWRRESGL; encoded by the coding sequence ATGACCCACCCCAATCCCGCGCCTCTCATCGATCATACCCTGCTCAAACCCGACACCCGCGCCGATCAGGTGCGCCGCCTCTGCGAGGAGGCGGTGGAATACGGCTTTGCCTCGGTCTGCCTCCCCCCGATCTTTGTTCCTTTGGCCGCCGATCTGCTCTACGGTTCGGAGGTCGCCGTCGGCACGGTCATCGGTTTTCCCCTCGGCTATACGCTTCCCGCCGTCAAGGTCTGCGAAACCGCCGAGACCGTCGCTGTCGGGGCGGCGGAGATCGACATGGTGATCCCTGTCGGTAACGCCCTCGATGGCGAACTTGCCGGTGTGGAAGAGGAAATCCGTCAGGTCGTGCGCGCCGCCGGGACGGCCCGGGTCAAGGTGATCCTCGAATGCTGCTTTCTCGATACGGCCCGCAAGATCGCTTTGACCGAGGCAGTGGTACGGGCCGGCGCGGCCTATGTCAAGACCTCCACCGGTTTCGGTCCAGGCGGGGCGACCATCGCCGATGTCGAACTGCTGGCACGGATTGCGGACGGCCGCATCGGCGTCAAGGCGGCCGGCGGCATCCGCGACTGGACCACCTGCCGGGCGCTGCTGGCCGCAGGGGCGACCCGCATCGGCAGCAGCGGCGGCGTGGCCATTGTCGATCAGTGGCGGCGGGAGAGCGGGCTGTGA
- a CDS encoding DUF2914 domain-containing protein, with amino-acid sequence MKTIFVFLLLLVSGSGAAGALEIVEGVITTQVEDHRPVDRVQRWSAAAGPLYCFTRIVGAEEPTPIFHVWYRGDQEVARVELRVRNSPWNTWSVKTLEAGWTGDWRVEVVDAAGRLLRSIPFVLF; translated from the coding sequence ATGAAGACCATCTTTGTCTTTCTCTTGTTGCTGGTGTCGGGGAGCGGTGCGGCCGGAGCCCTTGAGATTGTCGAGGGGGTGATCACCACACAGGTCGAGGACCATCGGCCGGTCGACCGGGTGCAGCGCTGGTCAGCCGCGGCCGGTCCGCTTTACTGTTTCACGCGGATCGTTGGCGCAGAAGAGCCGACCCCGATCTTCCATGTCTGGTATCGGGGAGACCAGGAGGTCGCGCGCGTCGAGTTGCGGGTGCGCAATTCCCCCTGGAATACCTGGTCGGTCAAGACGCTGGAGGCGGGATGGACGGGGGATTGGCGGGTCGAGGTCGTCGATGCTGCGGGTCGGCTGTTGCGCAGCATTCCTTTTGTTCTCTTTTGA
- a CDS encoding chemotaxis protein CheW — protein sequence MFFRNRDGAFALPLADVLAVIPLPKVRFLPLLPPHVAGMVVHDGEALPLLRLAAKDSPATVSAFALICAVSWGRVALSADAVPRVPAPERFATPGLSDAGKNEGRQVLYDQVPYLLLDIERIVAELSRWDFRQPSPPGNQEV from the coding sequence GTGTTCTTCCGCAACCGGGACGGTGCTTTCGCCCTCCCTCTGGCGGATGTTCTGGCGGTAATTCCTCTGCCGAAGGTTCGTTTTTTACCCCTGTTGCCGCCGCACGTGGCGGGAATGGTGGTTCATGACGGTGAGGCCCTTCCCCTGTTGCGCCTCGCCGCGAAAGATTCGCCCGCGACGGTCTCCGCCTTTGCCCTTATCTGTGCCGTTTCCTGGGGGCGGGTGGCCCTGTCGGCCGATGCCGTCCCCCGCGTCCCGGCTCCGGAGCGGTTTGCAACGCCCGGCCTTTCCGACGCCGGTAAAAACGAGGGACGGCAGGTGCTTTATGACCAGGTCCCCTATCTTCTTTTGGATATCGAACGGATTGTCGCGGAGCTGTCCCGCTGGGATTTCCGGCAACCTTCCCCACCGGGGAATCAGGAGGTTTGA
- a CDS encoding phosphopentomutase: MLLITLDGCGIGELPDAARYGDVGANTLGHVAEACGGLDLPHLQALGLGNILQLPGVPTVAAPQGGWGRMAEASAGKDTTTGHWEIAGIIEPNPLPTYPTGFPEEIIAALRRETGLDFLGNIAASGTEILKELGDEHLRSGRPIVYTSADSVFQVAAHEGIIPVERLYEICRAARRILDPYRIGRVIARPFVGDAPENYRRTANRHDFSLSPTAPTILDGMTAAGIPVFGVGKIRDIFAGCGIGDYVYSSDNRDGMAKTLTALAAMERGLIFTNLVDFDMLYGHRLDAKGFGQALEEFDRWLPECRAALKAEDLLIVTADHGCDPTTPGSDHTREYVPLLVWSPAMAQGTALGVRTSFADVAATLAEAYGLPVGAGKGFLGELTG, from the coding sequence GTGCTGCTGATCACTCTCGACGGCTGCGGTATCGGCGAGCTGCCCGATGCCGCGCGCTACGGCGACGTCGGGGCCAATACCCTGGGCCATGTCGCCGAGGCCTGCGGCGGGCTGGATCTGCCTCATCTGCAGGCGCTGGGGTTGGGCAACATTCTGCAATTGCCCGGGGTGCCGACGGTCGCCGCGCCGCAAGGGGGCTGGGGGCGGATGGCCGAGGCTTCGGCCGGTAAGGATACCACCACCGGCCACTGGGAAATCGCCGGCATCATTGAGCCCAATCCCCTGCCGACCTATCCCACCGGCTTTCCCGAAGAGATCATCGCCGCCCTGAGGCGGGAGACGGGTCTCGACTTTTTGGGCAATATCGCCGCCAGTGGGACGGAAATCCTGAAAGAACTCGGCGACGAGCATCTGCGCAGCGGTCGGCCCATCGTCTACACCAGCGCCGACTCGGTCTTCCAGGTCGCCGCCCACGAAGGGATCATCCCGGTGGAGCGGCTCTACGAGATCTGCCGCGCCGCCCGGCGCATCCTCGATCCCTACCGTATCGGCCGGGTCATCGCCCGCCCCTTTGTCGGCGACGCCCCAGAAAACTACCGGCGCACCGCGAACCGCCACGACTTTTCCCTGTCGCCCACTGCCCCGACGATCCTCGATGGAATGACCGCCGCCGGCATTCCGGTTTTCGGTGTCGGCAAGATTCGCGACATCTTCGCCGGCTGCGGGATCGGCGACTACGTCTACAGCAGCGACAACCGCGACGGTATGGCCAAGACCCTCACCGCTCTCGCGGCAATGGAGCGGGGGCTGATCTTCACCAATCTCGTCGACTTCGATATGCTTTACGGGCATCGGCTCGATGCGAAGGGCTTCGGCCAGGCGCTGGAGGAGTTCGACCGCTGGCTCCCTGAGTGCCGGGCTGCCCTGAAGGCCGAGGACCTGCTCATCGTCACCGCTGATCACGGCTGCGATCCGACCACGCCGGGGAGCGATCATACCCGGGAATATGTGCCGCTGCTGGTCTGGTCGCCGGCCATGGCGCAAGGAACGGCGCTTGGCGTGCGCACCTCCTTCGCCGATGTCGCGGCGACCCTCGCCGAGGCTTACGGCTTACCGGTGGGGGCGGGGAAGGGTTTCTTGGGAGAGTTGACGGGCTAG
- a CDS encoding PilZ domain-containing protein, whose product MKRLLLGDTRQPLLETIEGMLKHWGYRVLVSSRPEQIKVLLRETSPDLLILGAEFLANSENSLRKRVEKLVTAGNCPLLVLNEEGIENNLTIPHDPIAVPIDLFSFFAQVQRHTERFPRKNLRLTVKLPGMFSRGAQTCLAEVLSLSIQGLMIKTSLRMEPGDTLTVCVPLVGMSKELELTGRVLYGVQPNADNNYLQGVGVEFIDLSESDREALGDFIRKRFFGDVSTEEHAPQVSPDQFEQPR is encoded by the coding sequence ATGAAACGTCTGCTGCTCGGCGACACCCGTCAGCCGCTGCTGGAAACCATCGAAGGCATGCTCAAGCACTGGGGCTACCGGGTACTGGTCTCGTCGCGCCCCGAGCAGATCAAAGTGCTGCTGCGGGAAACCTCCCCCGACCTGCTCATTCTCGGTGCCGAGTTCCTGGCCAACAGCGAAAACTCCCTGCGCAAACGGGTCGAGAAGCTGGTGACTGCGGGCAACTGTCCGCTGCTGGTCCTGAATGAGGAAGGCATCGAAAACAACCTGACGATCCCCCATGACCCGATCGCCGTCCCCATCGACCTTTTCAGCTTCTTTGCCCAAGTGCAGCGCCACACGGAACGCTTCCCCCGCAAAAATTTGCGTCTCACCGTCAAGCTCCCGGGGATGTTCTCCCGGGGAGCCCAGACTTGCCTGGCGGAAGTTCTCAGCCTGAGCATCCAGGGGCTGATGATCAAGACCAGCCTGCGCATGGAACCGGGCGACACCCTGACCGTCTGTGTTCCCCTGGTCGGCATGAGCAAGGAACTGGAACTGACGGGGCGGGTTCTCTACGGCGTTCAGCCCAACGCCGACAACAACTACCTGCAGGGGGTGGGTGTGGAGTTTATCGACCTGAGCGAGTCGGATCGCGAAGCCCTCGGCGACTTTATCCGCAAACGCTTCTTCGGCGACGTCTCCACCGAGGAACATGCCCCCCAGGTCTCGCCGGACCAGTTCGAGCAACCGCGCTGA
- a CDS encoding valine--tRNA ligase, producing the protein METHLPKGYEPRDVEKKWYQAWESQGCFRADEHSPKPHYSIVIPPPNVTGVLHMGHALNNTLQDILVRWKRMSGHETLWMPGTDHAGIATQNVVEKQLAAEGKDRHELGREAFVERVWQWRSESGGQIINQLKRLGASCDWERERFTMDEGLSRAVREVFVSLYEDGLIYRDNRLINWCPRCHTALSDLEVEHEDKKGNLWHLRYPVVGSDRVLVVATTRPETMLGDTAVAVNPEDERYADLIGKTVLLPLVNREIPIIADDYVDREFGSGAVKITPAHDFNDFEVGKRHNLEFINIFDTSGNVNENGGPYNGMERYAARKQVVADLEAQGLLEKIEEHGNAVGECYRCRTVIEPYMSKQWYVNVGPLAEKAIEAVKDGRTRIVPEQWEKTYYEWMYNIKDWCISRQIWWGHRIPAWYCDDCEGITVAREDATVCAHCGGSRLRQETDVLDTWFSSALWPFSTMGWPENTETLKKFYPTSCLVTGFDILFFWVARMMMMGLKFMGEVPFKEVYIHALVRDAQGQKMSKSKGNVIDPLSVIDEYGTDAFRFTLAAFAAMGRDIKLSTERIAGYRNFANKLWNASRFTLMNLEGFEPEGIDPDRLDLSPADTWILCRLAEAARETNQALADYKFNDAASVLYAFTWNSFCDWYIELVKDDLYGDDPAVKRRAQSVLFLVLESLLRLLHPLMPFITEEIWQALPGQRPTTFLVESPYPDGEGLPYAERSVAGMELIMEVIRGIRNIRGEMDVAPSKQIQAVLDCKSEASATVLRDGAGYIKTLARVGELTFGVGVERPAQAATQVAGDVEILLPLAGLINVEEEGKRLLKEIAKVEKDVELFAKKLANENFVANAPRHVLEKDRAKLAEAEEKRTILQESLKKIQALR; encoded by the coding sequence ATGGAAACCCATCTGCCCAAAGGATACGAACCCCGCGACGTCGAGAAGAAATGGTATCAAGCCTGGGAAAGCCAGGGCTGCTTCCGCGCCGACGAACACTCCCCCAAGCCTCATTACTCCATCGTCATCCCCCCGCCCAACGTCACCGGGGTGCTGCACATGGGGCATGCCCTGAACAACACCCTGCAAGACATTCTGGTGCGCTGGAAGCGTATGAGCGGCCATGAAACGCTGTGGATGCCCGGCACCGACCACGCCGGTATCGCCACCCAGAACGTGGTGGAAAAACAGCTCGCCGCCGAAGGGAAGGACCGTCACGAACTGGGGCGCGAGGCCTTTGTCGAGCGGGTCTGGCAATGGCGCTCCGAGTCCGGCGGACAGATCATCAATCAGCTCAAGCGTCTCGGTGCCTCCTGCGACTGGGAGCGGGAACGCTTCACCATGGACGAGGGACTTTCCCGGGCCGTGCGCGAGGTCTTCGTCAGCCTTTACGAGGATGGCCTGATCTATCGGGACAACCGCCTGATCAACTGGTGTCCCCGTTGTCACACCGCCCTTTCCGACCTGGAAGTGGAACACGAGGATAAAAAAGGCAATCTCTGGCATCTGCGCTATCCGGTGGTGGGGAGCGACCGCGTCCTGGTCGTGGCCACCACCCGTCCGGAGACGATGCTCGGCGATACGGCGGTGGCGGTCAATCCCGAGGACGAGCGTTATGCCGACCTGATTGGCAAGACCGTCTTGCTGCCCCTGGTGAACCGTGAGATCCCGATCATCGCTGACGATTACGTCGACCGCGAATTCGGCAGCGGCGCGGTGAAGATCACTCCGGCTCACGACTTCAACGACTTCGAGGTCGGTAAGCGCCACAACCTTGAATTTATCAACATCTTTGATACCTCGGGCAACGTCAACGAGAACGGCGGCCCCTACAACGGGATGGAACGCTACGCTGCACGCAAGCAGGTGGTGGCCGATCTCGAAGCGCAAGGGCTGCTGGAGAAGATCGAGGAGCACGGCAACGCCGTGGGGGAGTGCTACCGCTGCCGGACGGTCATCGAGCCGTACATGAGCAAGCAGTGGTACGTCAATGTCGGGCCGCTGGCCGAGAAGGCCATCGAGGCGGTCAAGGACGGTCGTACCCGCATCGTCCCCGAGCAGTGGGAAAAGACCTACTACGAGTGGATGTACAACATCAAGGACTGGTGCATCAGTCGGCAGATCTGGTGGGGGCACCGCATCCCCGCCTGGTACTGCGACGACTGCGAGGGGATCACCGTCGCCCGCGAGGACGCGACCGTCTGCGCCCACTGCGGCGGCAGCCGGCTGCGCCAGGAGACGGACGTTCTCGATACCTGGTTCTCTTCAGCCCTCTGGCCCTTCTCGACCATGGGCTGGCCGGAAAATACCGAAACGCTGAAGAAGTTCTATCCGACCTCCTGCCTGGTCACCGGCTTCGACATACTCTTCTTCTGGGTGGCGCGGATGATGATGATGGGCCTCAAGTTCATGGGCGAGGTCCCCTTCAAGGAAGTCTACATCCATGCCCTGGTGCGCGATGCCCAGGGACAGAAGATGAGCAAGTCCAAGGGGAACGTCATCGACCCTTTGAGCGTCATCGACGAGTACGGCACCGACGCCTTCCGCTTCACCCTCGCCGCCTTCGCCGCCATGGGTCGCGATATCAAACTTTCGACCGAGCGCATCGCCGGCTACCGCAACTTCGCCAACAAATTGTGGAACGCCAGCCGCTTTACCCTGATGAATCTGGAGGGCTTCGAGCCCGAGGGGATCGATCCCGACCGGCTCGACCTGTCGCCGGCCGACACCTGGATTCTCTGTCGCTTGGCTGAGGCCGCCCGCGAGACCAATCAGGCTTTGGCCGACTACAAGTTCAACGATGCCGCCAGTGTCCTTTACGCCTTTACCTGGAACAGCTTCTGCGACTGGTATATCGAACTGGTCAAGGATGATCTCTATGGTGATGATCCGGCGGTGAAGCGCCGCGCTCAGAGCGTGCTCTTTCTGGTGCTGGAAAGTCTGCTGCGCCTGCTTCATCCGCTGATGCCCTTCATCACCGAGGAAATCTGGCAGGCGCTACCGGGCCAGCGCCCTACGACCTTCCTGGTCGAGTCCCCCTATCCGGATGGCGAGGGTCTGCCCTACGCGGAGCGGAGCGTGGCCGGGATGGAGCTGATCATGGAAGTGATCAGGGGCATCCGCAACATTCGCGGCGAGATGGATGTGGCGCCGAGCAAGCAGATCCAGGCGGTGCTTGACTGCAAGAGCGAAGCTTCGGCGACGGTGCTGCGCGACGGCGCCGGTTACATCAAGACCCTGGCTCGGGTCGGCGAACTGACCTTCGGCGTCGGTGTCGAGCGTCCCGCCCAGGCAGCGACCCAGGTCGCCGGGGATGTGGAGATTCTGCTCCCCCTGGCCGGCTTGATCAATGTTGAGGAGGAGGGAAAACGCCTGCTCAAGGAGATCGCCAAGGTCGAGAAGGATGTGGAGCTCTTCGCCAAAAAGCTGGCCAACGAGAATTTTGTCGCCAACGCCCCCCGCCACGTCCTCGAAAAGGACCGGGCCAAGCTTGCCGAAGCCGAGGAAAAACGCACCATTTTGCAGGAGAGCCTGAAAAAGATTCAGGCGTTGCGCTGA
- a CDS encoding MucR family transcriptional regulator, giving the protein MATLLEMAAEIVAAHASTTTMTKEELMTELVELHKTLGALEKGETPAVEGAVADAEAAAPVISLKKAFGKDKVTCMICGKEMKTLARHLKTAHDLKPTEYRKQFGIPSKQPLAARNYSESRRAMAVERGLGDNLAKARAARGKKK; this is encoded by the coding sequence ATGGCGACATTGCTGGAAATGGCGGCTGAAATCGTAGCTGCCCATGCCTCGACAACGACGATGACTAAAGAAGAACTGATGACCGAACTGGTTGAACTGCACAAGACCCTCGGTGCCCTGGAAAAAGGCGAAACGCCGGCTGTCGAAGGGGCCGTGGCCGATGCGGAAGCCGCCGCACCTGTCATTTCTTTAAAAAAAGCCTTTGGCAAAGACAAAGTCACCTGCATGATCTGCGGCAAGGAAATGAAAACCCTGGCCCGTCATCTCAAGACCGCCCACGACCTCAAACCCACGGAATACCGTAAGCAGTTCGGCATCCCCAGCAAGCAGCCCCTGGCGGCCCGTAACTACTCGGAAAGCCGTCGGGCAATGGCCGTGGAACGCGGCCTCGGCGACAACCTCGCCAAGGCCCGCGCCGCCCGCGGCAAAAAGAAGTAG
- a CDS encoding response regulator, translating into MSRKLLLADDSVTIQKVIGITFVNEDYNLAVADNGDAALEKARSDRPDLILADVFMPGKNGYELCAAVKADPSLAGVPVLLLTGTFEPFDEAKAQACGADGWIAKPFESQTLISRVKELLDKAWAAPAEPKAPTAPDEPVAPVAEAAPESAAAPAAMPEAAPISASEPEVEADIWTELEDSEAAPAAEPAAAAASQEVDFGAIFTDETEASAAPPEAEAAEDIWSDVSLVEEDLAPASDEPAASELSEDVWAEMDAPAAPAIDEGGAAEEVVGLSEEDEVMELAEEDILALDEGDILEGETVVEAPAAEDDFVFVPEEASDLAADEDLPPLAEDIFAFEDEPVSLAAAPESEDVTESALETAIIGEASVAEEDDFVFSTEEPEFEAEGLAETESVQEDDALSLEPDMPAVEFAEETPIATEPFFATAGELPEEPVAEPSAIEAPAPVVAPVAAEAVEERVRELSEAELERIVERVAGTVIERLAGTILEKIAWEIVPDLAESLIKDELRQIKAEAEQSG; encoded by the coding sequence ATGAGCAGGAAACTGTTACTGGCCGACGACAGTGTTACGATTCAGAAGGTCATTGGCATCACCTTCGTCAACGAAGATTACAACCTCGCCGTCGCCGACAACGGGGATGCCGCTTTGGAAAAGGCCAGAAGCGATCGTCCCGACCTGATTCTCGCCGACGTCTTCATGCCCGGGAAGAACGGTTACGAGCTTTGCGCGGCGGTCAAGGCCGACCCCTCCCTGGCTGGGGTTCCGGTCCTTTTGCTCACCGGCACCTTCGAACCTTTCGATGAAGCCAAGGCCCAAGCCTGCGGCGCCGATGGCTGGATTGCCAAGCCTTTCGAATCCCAGACCCTGATCAGCCGCGTCAAGGAGCTGCTCGACAAGGCCTGGGCTGCACCGGCCGAGCCTAAAGCCCCTACCGCACCGGACGAGCCCGTCGCGCCGGTGGCCGAGGCCGCGCCTGAGTCGGCAGCGGCTCCCGCAGCCATGCCAGAGGCAGCGCCCATTTCCGCTTCCGAACCCGAGGTGGAAGCGGATATCTGGACCGAACTGGAGGATTCCGAGGCCGCACCGGCGGCGGAGCCTGCTGCCGCCGCAGCTTCCCAAGAGGTCGATTTCGGCGCTATTTTCACCGACGAAACCGAGGCGTCTGCCGCTCCGCCGGAGGCTGAGGCGGCTGAGGATATCTGGAGTGACGTCTCCTTGGTCGAAGAAGATCTGGCCCCGGCGTCCGACGAACCCGCCGCCAGCGAGCTTTCGGAGGATGTCTGGGCGGAGATGGACGCGCCCGCCGCTCCCGCCATCGACGAGGGGGGGGCTGCAGAAGAGGTGGTCGGCCTGAGCGAAGAAGACGAGGTGATGGAGCTGGCCGAGGAGGATATTCTGGCTCTCGACGAGGGTGATATCCTGGAGGGTGAGACGGTCGTCGAAGCCCCGGCCGCCGAGGATGATTTCGTCTTCGTTCCGGAGGAGGCGTCAGACCTGGCTGCCGACGAAGATCTTCCGCCCTTGGCCGAGGACATTTTTGCTTTCGAGGATGAGCCCGTTTCCCTTGCCGCTGCGCCTGAGTCCGAGGACGTGACAGAGTCCGCTTTGGAGACGGCGATCATTGGTGAAGCCTCGGTGGCGGAAGAGGATGACTTTGTCTTTTCCACCGAAGAGCCCGAGTTCGAGGCTGAGGGTTTGGCTGAGACCGAAAGCGTCCAGGAGGACGACGCCCTGAGTCTGGAGCCGGACATGCCGGCCGTTGAGTTTGCCGAAGAGACTCCGATCGCGACGGAACCCTTTTTCGCCACTGCTGGCGAATTGCCTGAGGAACCGGTCGCGGAGCCGTCCGCAATCGAAGCGCCTGCGCCGGTTGTCGCTCCCGTGGCGGCGGAAGCCGTCGAAGAGCGGGTGCGGGAGTTGAGCGAAGCCGAACTGGAGCGCATTGTCGAGCGCGTCGCCGGTACGGTGATCGAGCGACTGGCCGGTACCATTCTCGAAAAGATCGCCTGGGAAATCGTGCCCGACCTGGCCGAAAGTCTGATCAAGGATGAACTGCGTCAGATCAAGGCCGAGGCGGAGCAATCGGGCTGA
- a CDS encoding deoxyguanosinetriphosphate triphosphohydrolase gives MNIRCLLEEREDRFLSGHACRSKESVGRSRPEESCTIRTAFQHDRDRILHCKSFRRLKHKTQVFLAPEGDHYRTRLTHTLEVSQIARTVARALALNEDLTEAIALGHDLGHTPFGHAGERVLNELVPGGFHHVRQSLRVVDVLEKDGAGLNLTFEVRDGILKHSKGQGPIQGADPAVRAVTLEGRIVRLADIIAYVNHDLDDALRAGLVKSGQIPGRIIAVLGETHSRRIRTMVNDIIQHSLAADGGEIRLSDPLAEAVTDLRDWLYDHVYQAPSVHEDFAKAARILRELFLFFMENEEALTAHGGRRLPGDCREVSVADFLAGMTDRYAINLYHRLFLPQPWKLF, from the coding sequence ATGAATATACGTTGTTTGCTTGAGGAGCGGGAAGATCGATTTTTGTCCGGGCACGCCTGCCGCAGTAAAGAAAGTGTTGGGCGTTCCCGTCCGGAAGAATCCTGTACAATCAGAACCGCCTTTCAGCATGATCGGGACCGTATACTGCACTGTAAATCTTTTCGGCGCCTGAAACACAAAACCCAGGTCTTTCTCGCGCCGGAAGGGGATCATTATCGGACCCGGCTGACCCACACTCTGGAGGTTTCCCAGATCGCCCGGACCGTTGCCCGCGCCCTGGCTCTCAACGAAGATCTGACAGAGGCCATCGCGCTGGGACACGACCTCGGTCACACCCCCTTTGGGCATGCCGGCGAGCGGGTACTCAACGAGCTCGTGCCGGGCGGTTTTCACCATGTGCGGCAGAGCCTGCGGGTGGTCGACGTGCTGGAAAAAGACGGGGCGGGATTGAACCTGACCTTCGAGGTGCGCGACGGCATCCTCAAACATTCCAAGGGACAGGGGCCGATTCAGGGGGCCGATCCGGCGGTGCGGGCCGTCACTCTCGAAGGGCGCATCGTCCGCCTGGCCGATATCATCGCTTATGTCAATCACGACCTGGATGACGCCCTGCGCGCGGGACTGGTGAAGAGCGGTCAGATCCCCGGGCGGATCATCGCCGTATTGGGGGAGACCCACTCCCGGCGGATTCGGACCATGGTCAACGACATCATCCAACATTCCCTGGCCGCGGACGGGGGGGAGATCCGCCTCTCCGATCCTCTGGCCGAAGCCGTCACCGATCTGCGGGACTGGCTCTATGACCACGTCTACCAGGCACCGAGCGTACACGAGGATTTCGCCAAGGCCGCACGCATTCTGCGCGAACTTTTTCTCTTTTTCATGGAAAACGAAGAGGCGCTGACGGCTCATGGCGGCCGTCGATTGCCGGGGGACTGTCGTGAAGTTTCGGTAGCGGATTTTCTCGCCGGCATGACCGATCGCTATGCCATTAATCTTTATCATCGGCTCTTTCTGCCGCAGCCCTGGAAACTCTTCTAA
- a CDS encoding chemotaxis protein CheW gives MSSSTAMSLVFRLGEVGFSLAAEDLLEIREEDSRELFAADVPPAMLPFRDGEIPVVNLRRLFRLPDNPRREASVKYLVLAGERGNWAAPIDSVLGVYPVSAFTRCSAPLLSRLPGPRPYGDVELWRDELLVRCDALWLEQCRRGI, from the coding sequence ATGTCCAGTTCCACCGCCATGTCCCTGGTTTTCCGCCTGGGAGAGGTCGGCTTCTCCCTGGCCGCGGAGGATCTGCTGGAAATCCGCGAGGAAGATTCCCGGGAACTTTTCGCCGCCGATGTGCCGCCGGCCATGCTCCCGTTTCGCGACGGCGAGATCCCCGTGGTCAACCTGAGGCGACTTTTTCGGTTGCCCGACAACCCCCGTCGTGAGGCATCGGTGAAATATCTGGTGCTGGCGGGGGAACGGGGCAACTGGGCCGCTCCCATCGACTCTGTGCTGGGGGTTTATCCGGTTTCGGCCTTCACGCGCTGTTCGGCGCCGCTCTTGTCCCGCCTTCCCGGCCCCCGACCCTATGGCGATGTGGAGCTCTGGCGGGACGAGCTGCTGGTTCGTTGCGACGCTCTTTGGTTGGAACAATGTCGGCGCGGGATCTGA